A genomic region of Sphingobium sp. HWE2-09 contains the following coding sequences:
- the gmk gene encoding guanylate kinase — protein MADTISSETPDFKRRGVLFVLSSPSGAGKSTIARKLLAAEPDLSMSVSATTRPMRPGEVDGKDYHFVDLEEFRRMTADHEFLEWAHVFGQRYGTPRAPVEAMLKSGKDVLFDIDWQGAQQLHQIAGGDVVRIFILPPSMEELERRLRGRGTDSNEVIEGRMARAAGEIAHWDGYDYVLCNVDAQDCFERVQTILHAERMKRSRQTGLIGFIRKLGRYHQDD, from the coding sequence GCGTTCTTTTCGTCCTGTCATCGCCATCGGGCGCGGGCAAATCCACCATCGCGCGCAAATTGCTGGCGGCCGAACCGGACCTGTCCATGTCGGTGTCCGCGACCACGCGGCCGATGCGGCCGGGCGAAGTCGACGGCAAGGATTATCATTTCGTCGATCTGGAAGAATTTCGCCGGATGACGGCGGACCATGAATTTCTGGAATGGGCGCATGTCTTCGGCCAGCGCTACGGCACGCCGCGCGCGCCGGTCGAAGCGATGCTGAAATCCGGCAAGGACGTCTTGTTCGACATCGACTGGCAGGGCGCGCAGCAGTTGCACCAGATCGCCGGGGGCGACGTCGTCCGCATCTTCATCCTGCCGCCTTCCATGGAAGAACTGGAACGCCGCCTGCGCGGGCGGGGCACCGACAGCAACGAAGTCATCGAAGGCCGCATGGCGCGCGCCGCGGGCGAGATCGCCCATTGGGACGGCTATGACTATGTGCTGTGCAATGTCGATGCGCAGGATTGTTTCGAACGCGTGCAAACCATCCTGCACGCCGAACGCATGAAGCGCAGCCGCCAGACCGGCCTGATCGGCTTCATCCGCAAACTCGGCCGCTATCACCAGGACGATTAA